TTACTCTTGTATTTCTATACATTGCTCTATGTATAAGGTCCAACAGCTTTAAGTTGTACTTTCTTAGTACTTTTTGTTTCCACATTAATTGCCTtgattctttttctttactaCTGAACTCTACTTTAGTGATTCCCTTCTTCTAGTCTAGGATTTACTAAATTACTTTCACTTGAGAAATTATTTAtgaattgatgttgaaagtcgAAAACTTAGCAGATATATATTGACTGAGAAAACTTAAACCACAATTTCTTTGAGCTCATTAAGTGCCTTTTCCACCCTTGTTTTATACTGTTAGTCAGGGATTTTGGTTCTTGTTTTGATCAAATTCAAAAGGTTAACATAGAATGCTATGCAGGCGAGCGAGTTCAAAAACCAAAGCAGAACGAGGCATATATGTGAAACATTTCAAAAACATTCCTATGGCTGATATGGAAATTGTCCTAGTTGGTTTTCTTGATCCTCTACCCCCTGTTCATTTTAACCTAGATGCTGGAGTTTTCCGCTAAGTTTGATTTGTTTTGCTGATGAGAGCTTATTAGATAGTTTAATGTTCTTTGTAATACAGCCAGAGAAAAAGAATCCAAGTTTAACTCCAATGGACTGGGTCAAATTTCTTGTATCTGCAGTTGTTGGGCTGGTTGGTCAACTTCTTCCATAATCATCTTTAGTCGCATTTCAAAGCcacttcttcttttttttaaaaaattttaaataacatATCTATGGTTTGATTCTTGCAGGTTGCTGTCGTAGGATCTGTTGAAATGCCTAAAGCTGACCTCTGGGTCATGTTTGCTATTCTTTCCACAGTGCTTGGTTACTGTGCTAAGATTTACTTCACGTTAAGCATTTCCAACCTTGgaattatttcttttaatgcATATATAATTTAGTGTTAATATTGAAAAGCTGAAATCACAAGTTCCACAGTCATTGTCATTCAGAAAAAACCTAAAGTTAGCCTTAGCATTGGTAATGATTGTGTGCATATCAGAACTTCTGCTCCTTGCACCAGAGAGGTAGGCGTATTTCATATGAACTGAACCAGATAATTAAACTGAAACGATTAGCAAAGACAAGATAAGTTATTCCCCCTTGATAGTTTGTAAAACATGTAAGAATTGATTTTTCTCAACAGGCAATCCATTTAATAAGTCTATCAAGAGAACCCTTCACCAAAAAAACATTATTTATAACTAAATACATTAACCATGTAGTATGAATTAATCATGCACAATCAGCCCCTCCAAAAAATTGTGCTCAATCAGTGATCTGTAAATTGAGTTTGTTAATGTGCATCAACCAGAACCCAAGATTATCCCTGCCTTCAAAAGCAGTTTGATTCCTACTACTCTTTTGACGAGATTAGGCCATCCCATGTCTTTTGTTCTGTATCCTCTGTGAGCAGGCTTGTCACAATCTCTTATCCCATCCATGTTTCCATTGTGGATTCTTTCTTCATATTTGAGCTGATTTAACTTTTTTGTAGTTGGCTGAAGTTTTGTTCACTTTCCAGGTTTCAACAGAATATGGCTACATATCAGAATCTAATCACACAATCGATGTATGACAAACAATTGGATAGTGGACGGGGCACTCTTCTTCACTTGTGTGATGATGTAATTCAACAAGAGGTAAGTAAGACTAGCGTACAGTTTGTTTCCGAGCTTGAGCCAATAATTGTTGGATGGCTCATTTTCTTTCCCTAGAGGACATGACTTTCCTCTACCTGTACTTGGAAGTAATCAAAGCAACAACATTTTTGCCATGCCTCTGGAATTTATGGCTATTACATTGAGCATGGAATGTGGTCATGAGTTTAAACTTGATAGAATTCGTGTTAACTGAATACTGCCAATATGCTATCAAAACAGAAACTGGCATGGAATGTGGTCATGACTTTATCTGCTTCCAGTTGTCTAAATTATCACACATGTGCAGGTAAAGGAGGtcattatttgttttttcataTTGATGGAACAAGGGAAAGCTACTCTTGAGGTACACAGATCTGGATTTAGAATGCTTTGCATGATAGGTTAGGTTGATCCCGAGTTTTGCGCCTCTAGTTGTACGATTTCTGATATGCAGTCTGCTGTTCTTAAATAGGACCTTGACCATCAGTGTGAAGAATTAATAACCGATGAATTTGGTGAACGCTGCAATTTTGATGTTGACGATGCAGTCCACAAACTGGAAAAACTAGGCATAGTTTGTCAGGTGAGTTTTTAAAATTCTTGTGTGAAGTTAGGGATACAAGAATAAAATGTTTAACGTGCGAGATACAAATTGTGTGATTGTTGAGGTGACTTGAGTCGTGGTTATAATGGTAATTGATATAGGATACAATTGGACGGTACTACTGTGTTGGTCTGAAGCGTGCTAATGAGATCATAGGCACGACAACGGAAGAACTTGTCCTAAAGGCTAAACAGAGTCGGGCCCCTGCCTCTACCTCTTCTTGATTTATTTCACTAAACAACTGTAAGCTCATGATTTTGTTAAGCTGTTGGTGTAGTTATTTCTAATTTCTCCAGTAGTTCAccatttccattttattttttcttgtaTATAAGACGTGGTATGTGTTGTATGTAATCATGGATGGCTTCATGGCAATGCCAATGTAGTTAGTGTATGTGTGTTTGGTGAAGAATGAGCTCTATTTTTTCTGAATAGAACTGACCTTACTTTTTCTTGTTTAGCTCAATTAAGAAATATCATGTCAATGGACAGTCATCAAAATTCTTTAACTAGCAATTATTATCTGTCTAATTCCATTTTTCCTTAAATTGAAGTCAAATAATAAACTATGGGAGGAAATTTTACTAATCCAATTCAGCAGGTAGACTGGTAGGGTATTTGGAATGTGCAGAGAATGTCCAACTCAATCTCACTATGATATTAACAATATATAGAAGTTTGGTTTACAAAGAACATTAATTGATTGGCagagttatgaaataaaaaattaaaaaatcatccAACTGTTCTTTATACAATTATCAAACAGCTGGATATATTCTTCACTTCTATTTTTCTCGAAACACACTGAAAATGTCACAACGCAACCTTCTTATTTTGAAGCCATAAAAAGCTGGCTTCCCAAGGTCACAACTGGGGTTCCTTCCCCCATGATCGTCGTCAAGCTCATTTCTTTCTCAAGAATCCGATCCAGCTCGGTCACCACGTAGCTCATAAGAGAACGCCTCTCACTTGAAGGATTCACACACTGCACAATCAGCTGCATGAACTCTTCCATTCCTTCTGTTGTAAAGCTATTACCCAATCTCTGATCAATGATGGTAGATATGCTGCCACTTTCCTGAAGATTCTGCAGCTGCAAACATAATAAGTTTTATTTTACAACCACACATATTTGAATTTTCATGAAATTGGCATGGCTTTAGGATGTGAGCTAGTGTAAGTGATGCAGTATAGCACCAGAGCACTTTGTGTCTCGAATTATATGTTATTTTGCCAAGTATACGAACAGTTAATGATTTCTACAATATCACCATGATACCGTTATCAGATCAAGGAAAAGAAAAGCACAACAGTTACTAGTGTAACGTGCTTCTTGGTATACATGGCAGGAAGTATAATGATTTATATTGGCAGAGGTAAAACGTTCCACGTTGTAGAGAATCTGATTATGGTAATTTGTGCAAGATGCGAATTTACCCATTCAACCAAATTCTGATTGACGTCTGAAGATAGCAATTCTTTTGCTTCCTGCCCGCTCACTAACTCCAAAAGGAACACCCCAAAACTGTAAACATCGCTTTTGTCAGAAAATCGCCGGAATTCACTGGCCCTGCATCAGCACATGACAATACAATTAATAATTACTCCATTAAATAACTGTAATACAAGCAAGTATATTACTCTGGGGCAAGAAAAACATCCTCAACTGCCACTTGAGCAGATGTGCCTGCAGAATCAAATCTTCCGAGAAAATTGCGTAAACCAGCATCTGCTACTTTTGCTATGAAATTCTCGTCCACAAGAACATTTGCTGTTTTGAAATCCTTGTGTATCAACCTAGGACTTAGAGAGTGAAGGTGAGCCAAACCTGTGCATATAAAGTGAGGATAAGCACACATATATACGCTATATTTCAAGAACGCTCACTTTGAAGCT
This genomic interval from Salvia splendens isolate huo1 chromosome 13, SspV2, whole genome shotgun sequence contains the following:
- the LOC121761025 gene encoding probable serine/threonine-protein kinase PBL3, which produces MSTTLAAIIGGAAAGGVALVVIFVFTIWYCIFRPRNASRTSDTASSDPSVQVGRAVGIEFSVRDARRFAMDELSAATKNFSDKSLIGQGKFGEVYKGLLHDGILVAIKKRPAPPTHEFIEEVRYLSSIQHRNLVTLLGYCQENDVQILVYEYIPNGSVSIHLYGAGQVSQEKLEFKHRLQIALGAAKGLAHLHSLSPRLIHKDFKTANVLVDENFIAKVADAGLRNFLGRFDSAGTSAQVAVEDVFLAPEASEFRRFSDKSDVYSFGVFLLELVSGQEAKELLSSDVNQNLVEWLQNLQESGSISTIIDQRLGNSFTTEGMEEFMQLIVQCVNPSSERRSLMSYVVTELDRILEKEMSLTTIMGEGTPVVTLGSQLFMASK